The Candidatus Hydrogenedentota bacterium genome has a segment encoding these proteins:
- a CDS encoding ArsB/NhaD family transporter, whose amino-acid sequence MFLSLAIFAAVYVLIAFDLVDKTAAALLGAAAVILLHLVPYHVAVESIDMNVLFLLIGMMIVMSILSETGFLEWLAISIAQRARGNARTIVILFLAVTAVLSAVLDNVTTVILIAPITILITQLLEIRTAPILILLAIFSNIGGTATLIGDPPNIIIGSATTLSFNDFLLNLGPVVVIATLLCLALVRFRLRNSLNAPEEARSRVMMAQPELAILDAGLLRRCLGVLALILLGFFTGRLTGFEPGIVALAGAVLMIIVCRVDIHTALHKVEWATILFFIGLFMLISALEHNGLFERSGELLVEATRGNLLLTALVILWAGAFASAIVDNIPLVIAMLPLIKTMIPTFAMQMGLADNPELTHTTIAAPLYWALALGACLGGNGTLIGASANVVIAQVGKRNNCGISFMDFTRAGFPIMILTAALSSVYLYWRYF is encoded by the coding sequence ATGTTCCTCTCCCTGGCCATCTTCGCCGCCGTCTATGTGCTCATCGCCTTCGATCTCGTGGACAAAACCGCCGCGGCGCTGCTCGGGGCCGCGGCGGTAATCCTGCTGCACCTCGTCCCCTATCACGTTGCGGTGGAAAGCATCGACATGAACGTGCTCTTCCTCCTCATTGGCATGATGATCGTGATGAGCATCCTGTCGGAAACGGGCTTCCTGGAGTGGCTCGCCATCTCCATCGCGCAGCGCGCGCGGGGGAACGCCCGGACTATTGTAATTCTCTTTCTGGCCGTCACCGCGGTGCTTTCCGCCGTGCTGGACAACGTCACCACCGTCATCCTTATCGCGCCCATCACCATCCTCATCACCCAGCTGCTGGAAATCAGAACCGCGCCCATCCTGATTCTCCTCGCGATCTTCTCCAATATCGGCGGTACCGCCACCCTGATCGGCGACCCGCCGAACATCATCATTGGCTCGGCCACCACCCTGAGCTTCAACGATTTCCTCCTCAACCTGGGCCCGGTGGTCGTCATCGCCACCCTGCTGTGCCTCGCCCTCGTGCGCTTTCGCTTGCGGAATTCACTGAACGCGCCCGAAGAAGCGCGAAGCCGCGTTATGATGGCGCAGCCGGAACTCGCCATTCTCGACGCGGGCTTGCTCCGCCGATGCCTCGGCGTACTCGCCCTGATCCTCCTCGGATTCTTCACTGGACGCCTTACCGGCTTCGAGCCCGGAATCGTGGCGCTCGCGGGCGCCGTCCTGATGATCATCGTCTGCCGGGTGGATATCCACACCGCCCTGCACAAGGTGGAGTGGGCCACTATCCTCTTCTTCATCGGCCTCTTCATGCTCATCAGCGCCCTGGAGCACAACGGCCTCTTCGAGCGAAGCGGGGAGCTCCTCGTCGAAGCCACGCGCGGCAACCTGCTGCTCACCGCCCTCGTGATCCTCTGGGCCGGCGCCTTCGCCTCCGCGATCGTGGACAATATCCCCCTCGTCATCGCCATGCTCCCGCTCATCAAGACCATGATCCCAACCTTCGCCATGCAAATGGGCCTGGCGGACAACCCCGAACTGACCCACACGACCATCGCCGCTCCGCTCTACTGGGCGCTCGCCCTGGGCGCGTGCCTCGGCGGCAACGGCACCCTGATCGGCGCATCGGCAAACGTGGTGATCGCCCAGGTGGGCAAGCGCAACAACTGCGGGATCTCCTTCATGGATTTCACGCGCGCGGGCTTCCCCATCATGATCCTGACCGCCGCACTGTCCAGCGTGTACCTGTACTGGCGCTACTTCTGA
- the rarD gene encoding EamA family transporter RarD, with protein MKTSTLNYPGMVMGFSAYAIWGVFPIYFYFLSSVSSWEVLAHRIIWSVVALIALLWWRGALRGVFAVLASPRQAGLLAAASLLISANWLIYIHAIATHRTIDASMGYFINPVFLIVLGIVVFRERLNNHQIACVTLAAAGILYQFITLGGFSWISLSLPAAFGGYGAIKKHLQLDSIASLFLETLLVMPFMIAYLAWQGSQSGLALVEGAPHVQILLVLAGIVTTIPLLLFAEGAKRLPLYVMGFLQYITPTLQFSIGLFAFGEPLDRHKLIGFILVWTGLLVLILGQLHSRRRRALAPAAEME; from the coding sequence GTGAAAACCAGCACATTGAATTATCCGGGCATGGTCATGGGCTTCTCGGCCTATGCCATATGGGGCGTATTTCCCATCTATTTCTACTTCCTCTCCAGTGTATCCAGCTGGGAGGTGCTCGCGCACCGGATTATCTGGTCGGTGGTCGCGTTAATTGCCCTGCTCTGGTGGCGCGGCGCCCTGCGCGGGGTCTTCGCGGTCCTGGCCTCGCCTCGCCAGGCCGGATTGCTTGCGGCGGCCTCTCTGCTCATCTCCGCCAACTGGCTCATCTATATCCACGCGATTGCGACGCACCGCACGATTGACGCGAGCATGGGCTACTTTATCAACCCGGTGTTTCTCATCGTGCTCGGGATTGTGGTGTTTCGCGAGCGGCTCAACAACCACCAGATCGCGTGCGTCACGCTCGCCGCGGCCGGGATACTCTACCAGTTCATCACGCTCGGCGGCTTTTCGTGGATTTCCTTGTCGTTGCCCGCGGCATTCGGGGGTTACGGCGCCATCAAGAAGCACCTGCAACTCGACTCCATCGCCAGCCTCTTCCTCGAAACGCTGCTCGTCATGCCGTTCATGATCGCGTATCTGGCCTGGCAGGGGAGCCAATCGGGCCTCGCACTTGTGGAGGGCGCGCCGCACGTTCAGATCCTGCTTGTGCTTGCCGGCATCGTGACCACCATCCCGCTGCTGTTGTTTGCCGAAGGGGCGAAGCGGCTCCCGCTGTACGTCATGGGATTCCTGCAGTACATCACGCCGACGCTTCAGTTTTCCATCGGCCTGTTCGCGTTTGGCGAACCGCTGGACCGCCACAAGCTCATCGGGTTCATACTCGTCTGGACCGGGCTACTGGTTCTCATTCTGGGCCAGCTGCACTCACGCCGCCGCCGCGCGCTCGCGCCCGCCGCGGAGATGGAGTAG
- a CDS encoding alpha-L-fucosidase: MFRIHAFAAACLLIALSAAAVDPPAPLDPSPTPRQLAWHELEYYGFLHFTVNTFTDKEWGYGDEDPAIFNPTELDVNQWVRVAKEAGMTCLILTAKHHDGFCLWPSAYTEHSIKNSPYKNGQGDLVRELADACRAAGLKFGVYLSPWDRNHPEYGRPAYIEYFRNQLRELLTNYGEIQEVWFDGANGGDGYYGGAREERRIDHTTYYDWENTWALVRELQPGAILFSDIGPDIRWVGNEQGFAGDPCWATYTPKPREEGKPVAPGMTKYKEAEHGHVDGRYWLPAEVDVSIRPGWFYHADQNDQVRTPENLMELYYQSVGRGASLLLNIPPDPRGLLHENDEAALMGFKQLRDAIFHVDLARGATATADNTRGNDAAFSAGNVLDGDHRTYWAADDSVTSASITIDLAGETTIDHVVLQEYIALGQRILRFSVDAWVDGGWKPLAEGTSIGWKRILPVERLATTRIRFNILEAKACPTLATLSLYAGPEN; this comes from the coding sequence ATGTTTCGTATCCACGCTTTCGCCGCCGCGTGTCTTTTGATTGCGCTTTCCGCCGCCGCCGTGGATCCGCCGGCGCCGCTCGATCCGTCGCCGACGCCGCGCCAGCTTGCCTGGCACGAGCTGGAATACTATGGCTTCCTGCACTTCACCGTGAACACCTTCACGGACAAGGAATGGGGCTACGGCGACGAGGATCCGGCGATATTCAATCCCACCGAACTGGACGTGAACCAGTGGGTGCGCGTTGCGAAGGAGGCGGGCATGACCTGCCTGATCCTCACCGCGAAGCACCACGACGGGTTTTGCCTGTGGCCGTCGGCGTATACCGAGCATTCCATCAAGAATTCGCCGTACAAGAACGGCCAGGGGGACCTGGTTCGCGAACTGGCGGACGCGTGTCGCGCGGCGGGTCTGAAGTTCGGTGTCTATCTTTCGCCCTGGGACCGGAACCACCCCGAGTACGGACGCCCGGCCTACATTGAGTACTTCCGGAATCAGCTGCGCGAGTTGCTGACGAATTACGGCGAGATACAGGAGGTTTGGTTCGATGGCGCAAACGGCGGCGACGGGTATTACGGCGGCGCGCGGGAAGAGCGCCGGATCGACCACACCACCTACTACGACTGGGAGAACACGTGGGCGCTCGTGCGCGAGCTGCAGCCCGGGGCCATCCTGTTTTCGGATATCGGGCCGGATATCCGCTGGGTCGGCAACGAGCAGGGGTTTGCGGGTGATCCCTGCTGGGCGACCTACACGCCGAAGCCCCGGGAGGAAGGCAAGCCCGTTGCGCCGGGGATGACGAAATACAAGGAGGCGGAGCACGGGCATGTCGATGGCCGCTACTGGCTGCCGGCGGAAGTGGATGTAAGCATCCGGCCGGGCTGGTTCTACCACGCCGATCAGAACGACCAGGTCCGCACGCCCGAGAACCTGATGGAGCTGTATTACCAGTCGGTTGGTCGCGGCGCCTCGTTGCTGCTGAATATCCCCCCCGATCCCCGCGGCCTGCTGCACGAGAACGACGAGGCCGCGTTGATGGGGTTCAAGCAACTGCGCGACGCGATTTTCCACGTGGACCTGGCGCGCGGGGCCACCGCCACGGCGGACAACACGCGCGGCAACGATGCGGCCTTCTCGGCTGGCAACGTGCTCGACGGCGATCACCGGACCTACTGGGCGGCCGACGACAGCGTGACGTCGGCGAGCATTACCATCGATCTCGCGGGCGAAACCACGATCGATCACGTGGTCTTGCAGGAATACATTGCCCTGGGCCAGCGCATCCTGCGGTTTTCGGTGGACGCCTGGGTCGACGGCGGCTGGAAGCCCCTGGCGGAGGGAACCTCCATCGGCTGGAAGCGCATCCTGCCCGTGGAACGGCTCGCCACCACCCGAATTCGCTTCAACATACTCGAAGCCAAGGCGTGCCCAACACTCGCGACCCTTTCGCTCTACGCGGGCCCGGAGAACTGA